A stretch of the Sulfolobus acidocaldarius SUSAZ genome encodes the following:
- a CDS encoding twitching motility protein PilT: MEVVVDTNFVIAVIFQDHIFHEQALEDWKKLEKAYLPFISLVEIAYFLVKNGIEVKSVMESILSDPKVEVVENTLEDLYFATRSDPRKYDDFNDFLIVSTARRLGLSVLTFDKKLKSKINRH; the protein is encoded by the coding sequence TTGGAGGTAGTGGTTGACACCAATTTCGTCATAGCTGTAATTTTCCAGGACCACATCTTTCATGAACAAGCATTAGAGGACTGGAAAAAGTTAGAGAAAGCCTACTTACCATTTATTAGCCTAGTGGAAATTGCTTACTTCCTGGTGAAGAACGGTATTGAAGTCAAGAGCGTCATGGAGAGTATACTAAGTGACCCTAAAGTGGAAGTAGTTGAGAACACACTTGAGGACTTGTACTTTGCAACAAGAAGTGACCCAAGAAAATACGACGACTTTAATGACTTCCTGATAGTTTCCACCGCGAGGAGATTAGGGCTAAGTGTGTTAACGTTCGATAAAAAGCTAAAAAGTAAAATAAATAGGCATTAA
- a CDS encoding AbrB family transcriptional regulator translates to MVEETKVTRNYQITIPATIREKLGIRVGDKLILYTEGDKIILVKKKGDLASLNLKLGRKFTDEEVNKVIVEAGEEVGGSG, encoded by the coding sequence ATGGTTGAAGAGACAAAAGTGACTAGGAATTACCAAATAACAATACCAGCTACTATTAGGGAAAAACTTGGCATCAGGGTCGGCGATAAGCTCATACTGTATACCGAGGGTGATAAGATAATACTGGTTAAAAAGAAGGGTGACTTAGCGTCCTTAAACCTAAAGTTAGGTAGGAAGTTTACTGATGAAGAGGTTAATAAAGTAATAGTGGAAGCAGGAGAGGAAGTTGGAGGTAGTGGTTGA
- a CDS encoding DNA-binding protein — MFEEIKKKYQEMFGNEKLPYLKCTRCGHSFYYPRDYCPKCRSRELEVRESRGVGSVFSMTKFRDRDNKEIYYGIVELEEGFRMYANFIVPVEIGDMVRVKFLGKESKVPFFEKI; from the coding sequence ATGTTTGAAGAGATAAAGAAGAAATATCAAGAAATGTTTGGAAATGAGAAATTACCATACCTAAAGTGCACTAGGTGTGGTCACTCCTTCTATTATCCCAGAGATTATTGCCCAAAATGTAGGAGTAGGGAGCTTGAGGTGAGGGAGAGTAGGGGAGTTGGATCAGTGTTCTCCATGACAAAGTTTAGAGATAGAGACAACAAAGAAATCTATTACGGTATAGTGGAACTGGAGGAGGGGTTTAGGATGTATGCAAACTTCATTGTACCAGTAGAGATAGGGGATATGGTAAGGGTGAAGTTCCTGGGGAAGGAGTCAAAGGTACCGTTTTTTGAGAAGATATAA
- a CDS encoding acetyl-CoA acetyltransferase, which produces MIVGFSSSIHKKYEGSTFQLLAETVSKALDMATIDLKDIDGIFYTVLPGVFDGKASLHFSSFQIPSFLGIKPKVIELVEYGGPSALTMVYRAEKLIEVGEINTALCVVGGKASFLRENKVTVDAVDRFLGNVQLTPYDDLFRVYQDLNPVSDYALVAKRHSKLFGTSDEQRALIAVMQRKNALGNERAMYKTPLTVKDVLESRVVSDPLRLLEIVYPVDGFHVFVVSKHQRKSDLRPLKVEFYGESHWSEMPPELPDIVYTPAVESSNGVNLERIDAFQLYDSFTITVMLQMEDIGLTEKGKGGEFVERTDITYQGEVPINTGGGSLNVGQPAFMSGGVILEEAILQLNDMATNHQVKDANRVLINGIGGWNRGHSVTMVLGEGNV; this is translated from the coding sequence ATGATAGTCGGGTTCTCAAGTTCAATACACAAAAAGTATGAAGGATCCACGTTTCAGCTTTTAGCCGAGACTGTGAGCAAAGCCCTAGACATGGCTACTATTGACCTGAAAGACATAGACGGTATATTTTACACTGTCTTACCGGGAGTTTTTGACGGAAAGGCGTCGTTACACTTCTCCTCATTTCAGATACCCTCTTTCTTGGGGATAAAGCCAAAGGTAATAGAGCTTGTGGAGTATGGGGGACCCTCAGCACTGACCATGGTTTACAGGGCAGAGAAGTTAATTGAGGTTGGAGAGATAAACACAGCCTTATGTGTAGTTGGGGGAAAGGCTTCCTTCCTGAGGGAGAACAAGGTTACAGTCGATGCTGTAGACAGGTTCCTGGGGAATGTGCAACTCACCCCTTATGATGACCTGTTCAGAGTTTACCAAGACCTTAACCCTGTAAGTGACTACGCTCTAGTAGCCAAAAGGCATTCAAAGTTGTTCGGAACCAGTGATGAACAGAGAGCTCTAATTGCCGTAATGCAGAGGAAAAATGCCCTAGGTAATGAGAGGGCGATGTACAAGACGCCATTAACTGTCAAGGATGTCCTGGAGTCCAGAGTGGTAAGTGACCCTCTGAGGCTCCTTGAAATAGTCTACCCCGTTGACGGTTTCCACGTGTTTGTTGTGAGTAAGCACCAGAGGAAGTCTGATCTGAGACCTTTGAAGGTCGAGTTTTATGGTGAGTCCCACTGGTCTGAGATGCCCCCAGAACTACCTGATATAGTTTACACCCCTGCAGTGGAGAGCAGTAATGGGGTTAACCTGGAGAGGATTGACGCTTTCCAGCTCTATGACTCATTTACAATCACTGTGATGCTCCAGATGGAGGACATAGGCTTAACTGAGAAGGGGAAGGGAGGGGAGTTTGTGGAGAGGACTGACATCACCTATCAGGGTGAGGTCCCTATAAACACCGGTGGAGGGTCTCTAAATGTAGGTCAGCCTGCTTTCATGAGCGGTGGAGTGATTTTAGAGGAGGCTATACTTCAGCTGAATGACATGGCTACTAACCACCAAGTGAAAGATGCCAACAGGGTACTAATTAATGGCATAGGAGGGTGGAATAGGGGTCACTCTGTAACCATGGTTCTGGGTGAGGGAAATGTTTGA
- a CDS encoding mandelate racemase, which yields MSEVKVTKLSSKEFYERDALAVKGGAEHYMDVAVVNVITSNGEVGYGEAIAYGILDVVSTTVEKIFRPLLLGEESSNITALWNKMYKTTFRLGRRGVTISSLSGVDIALWDLLGKELGSPVYKLLGGEKRRIRGYITGGYYRQDKDVEKLLEEVKGYVEKGFSAVKIKIGGLSVQDDLKRLSSIRENFGNSLNIAVDANNVYDFNTALKVGRELEKLGVMFFEEPISTDFPDLSGELTRALDIPIAGYETASTLFEYRDLITKRSVDIVQVDASWNGGITEMVRIGNLARAFGLPVVPHYSAGGISFVASLHAALVIDSPMIEYHLRYNPLRESLAGEAIRFENGEFIPPDKPGLGVNLNEKVIEKYRVE from the coding sequence ATAAGTGAAGTTAAAGTGACCAAGCTCTCCTCAAAGGAGTTCTATGAGAGGGACGCATTAGCTGTTAAGGGGGGAGCTGAGCACTATATGGACGTTGCAGTCGTGAACGTTATAACCAGTAACGGAGAAGTAGGTTATGGAGAGGCTATAGCTTACGGGATATTAGATGTTGTCTCCACTACAGTTGAAAAGATTTTCAGACCATTACTCCTTGGAGAGGAGTCCTCAAACATCACGGCACTTTGGAACAAGATGTACAAGACCACCTTTAGGCTAGGGAGAAGAGGGGTCACTATATCCTCACTCAGCGGTGTCGATATCGCTCTATGGGATTTGTTAGGCAAGGAACTGGGATCTCCGGTTTACAAGCTACTTGGGGGAGAGAAGAGGAGAATAAGGGGATATATAACTGGGGGATATTATAGGCAAGATAAGGATGTGGAGAAGTTATTGGAGGAGGTTAAGGGGTATGTCGAAAAGGGGTTTAGTGCAGTGAAGATCAAGATAGGTGGGTTAAGTGTCCAAGATGACCTGAAGAGGCTTTCCTCCATAAGGGAGAACTTTGGAAACTCACTGAACATTGCTGTAGACGCTAATAACGTGTATGACTTCAACACAGCCCTAAAGGTGGGAAGGGAACTGGAGAAGCTAGGAGTGATGTTCTTCGAGGAGCCAATATCCACTGACTTTCCAGACCTGAGCGGAGAGCTGACTAGGGCGTTAGACATACCAATAGCGGGATATGAAACAGCTTCGACCCTCTTCGAGTACAGAGATCTCATCACTAAGCGTTCAGTTGACATAGTCCAGGTCGACGCGTCGTGGAACGGAGGGATAACCGAAATGGTTAGGATAGGTAACTTGGCTAGGGCGTTTGGGCTACCTGTAGTTCCCCATTACTCTGCAGGGGGGATAAGCTTCGTCGCTAGCTTACATGCAGCGCTTGTAATAGATTCACCAATGATCGAGTACCACCTGAGGTATAACCCCCTGAGGGAGAGCTTAGCAGGAGAGGCTATAAGATTTGAGAACGGTGAGTTCATACCCCCAGATAAGCCTGGTCTGGGTGTAAACTTAAATGAGAAGGTAATAGAGAAGTATAGGGTTGAGTGA
- a CDS encoding AMP-dependent synthetase has protein sequence MIARGERLEELDNPFSIVKALEERSSSDNVSVSYFGRKISYRQLNSMVNSVSSSLDLKKGDVVLLSMQNIPQFIIAEFAIWKRGGIVLPVNPSYTERELDYLIQDSGAKLMIASCESIGTDKIPVIRTNPETFSPISSEYREAWKLKDCNEDLEFKSGDRQSNGHEPDVRPDDIALLVYTSGTTGKPKGVPITHSNIFASSTIYKHWFKFSERDKNLAIAPFFHITGQIFGITSSILSGSEITTFFRFNPDLTLRVIEEEKTTVTMAVATAYTSMVNAYRGVEDLSSMRLWSSGGMAMSRSLEVKWREKLGSWIYMAWGLTETTSPATLWPYPYEGDLPLDSEYNVVSSGIPVYNTEVMVSHDGELLVRGPQVVSGYWRMEKFKDGWLPTGDIGKIENGWIYVIDRKKDVINASGFKVMPREVEEVLYMHPAVEEVAVVSIVDDYRGETVGAFIKLREQFVENDELKKDIIDFCRQHLAPYKVPKMVNFVKEIPKTPSGKIMRRAFRNENK, from the coding sequence GTGATAGCTAGAGGGGAAAGGTTAGAAGAGTTAGATAACCCTTTTTCAATAGTTAAGGCATTAGAGGAGAGAAGTTCCTCAGACAATGTATCGGTAAGTTATTTTGGAAGGAAGATAAGTTACAGGCAGCTCAACTCAATGGTCAATTCGGTGTCTTCTAGTCTAGACCTGAAAAAGGGGGACGTTGTACTCCTGTCCATGCAGAATATCCCACAGTTTATAATAGCTGAGTTTGCCATATGGAAAAGGGGAGGGATAGTCTTACCAGTAAATCCCTCTTACACAGAGAGGGAGTTGGATTACCTTATTCAGGACTCTGGGGCTAAGCTAATGATAGCCTCATGTGAGTCTATTGGCACAGATAAGATTCCTGTGATCAGGACAAATCCTGAGACCTTTAGTCCAATCTCAAGTGAGTACCGTGAGGCGTGGAAGTTGAAGGACTGCAATGAGGATCTTGAGTTTAAATCAGGTGATAGACAAAGCAATGGACACGAACCTGATGTAAGACCAGATGATATAGCACTATTAGTTTACACCTCTGGGACTACAGGTAAACCTAAAGGTGTACCAATAACCCATTCAAACATCTTTGCCTCCTCTACTATATACAAACACTGGTTCAAGTTTAGTGAGAGGGACAAGAACCTAGCTATTGCCCCCTTCTTTCACATAACAGGTCAGATCTTCGGAATAACCTCCTCTATCCTCTCTGGTTCTGAGATAACCACTTTCTTCAGGTTTAACCCAGACCTGACCCTTAGAGTTATTGAGGAGGAGAAGACTACAGTCACCATGGCAGTTGCTACCGCTTATACATCCATGGTCAATGCATACAGGGGTGTGGAAGATCTATCCTCAATGAGGTTGTGGTCATCAGGGGGTATGGCAATGTCCCGTTCATTAGAGGTGAAGTGGAGAGAAAAGTTGGGTTCGTGGATATACATGGCTTGGGGTTTAACAGAGACCACATCACCTGCAACCCTTTGGCCATATCCTTATGAAGGGGACTTACCACTTGATAGTGAGTACAACGTAGTCAGTTCTGGTATCCCGGTCTATAACACTGAGGTAATGGTCAGCCATGATGGGGAACTCCTGGTAAGGGGACCTCAGGTTGTCTCAGGATACTGGAGGATGGAGAAATTTAAAGACGGTTGGTTGCCAACAGGTGATATTGGGAAAATAGAGAATGGATGGATATATGTTATTGACAGGAAGAAAGACGTGATTAACGCATCAGGCTTTAAGGTCATGCCCAGGGAAGTGGAAGAGGTTTTGTATATGCACCCTGCAGTGGAAGAGGTGGCAGTGGTCTCAATAGTTGACGATTATAGGGGAGAGACTGTTGGAGCCTTCATAAAGCTCAGGGAACAGTTCGTTGAGAATGACGAACTGAAGAAGGATATTATTGACTTCTGCAGACAACACTTAGCTCCATATAAAGTACCTAAAATGGTTAACTTTGTAAAGGAAATACCTAAAACCCCTTCAGGCAAAATTATGAGGAGGGCGTTCAGGAATGAAAATAAGTGA
- a CDS encoding 3-oxoacyl-ACP synthase — MRYAIVTGGGSGIGYTTSIKLASLGYGVIMGDIAQNIEEKAKSVREATKNEKVIGLHLDVTDWESCNAFYNQALSYLGIDHVDILINNAGVLRDALFVKMTREQWDQVIKVHLYGAFNMTKQVVEGMIKYQWGRIINMSSISWKGNVGQANYSAAKAGLIGFTKTLAKELGKYNITVNAIVPGFIDTPMTAPLPDKIKKMFLERIPAGRMGRPEEISNIIAFLVSDEASYISGAEIEVTGGFSQ; from the coding sequence ATGAGATACGCAATCGTTACAGGAGGAGGGAGCGGCATAGGGTATACAACCTCAATAAAGTTAGCCTCGTTGGGTTATGGTGTAATAATGGGGGATATTGCCCAAAATATAGAGGAGAAAGCAAAAAGCGTCAGGGAAGCTACGAAAAACGAGAAAGTTATAGGCTTACACCTAGACGTAACAGACTGGGAAAGTTGTAACGCATTCTACAACCAAGCTCTCAGTTATCTAGGTATAGACCACGTAGACATACTCATAAACAACGCCGGAGTACTTAGGGATGCCCTTTTTGTTAAAATGACCAGAGAACAGTGGGACCAAGTGATCAAAGTCCACTTGTACGGAGCATTCAACATGACTAAACAGGTAGTTGAAGGGATGATAAAGTACCAGTGGGGGAGAATAATCAACATGTCCTCAATCAGTTGGAAAGGTAATGTAGGACAGGCAAACTACTCAGCTGCAAAGGCTGGGTTAATAGGGTTCACAAAGACATTGGCAAAGGAGTTAGGTAAGTACAACATAACAGTCAACGCCATCGTCCCAGGGTTTATTGACACACCCATGACTGCCCCATTACCTGACAAGATAAAGAAGATGTTCCTGGAGAGGATCCCTGCAGGTAGGATGGGCAGACCAGAGGAAATATCCAATATCATAGCCTTCCTAGTCTCTGATGAGGCGTCATACATAAGCGGGGCTGAGATTGAAGTGACCGGAGGCTTCTCACAGTGA
- a CDS encoding MFS transporter, translated as MSDKHSQQKIEDGIKEIYNFVLSKKNISSRYIAVLALASLWLDAFDFASLTFAVKSLQNTFIGTPTLLLSFSLGVIQLGALIGAIFGGWLNDKIGRKNMFTLNMILFVGMAILAGLSTNIYEFIVFRALLGFALGADTATGFAYIFEYMERKQRLFWSNLWQLQWYLMYLFTIFLVLFPYYFVVGSLTDPGLWRLLMIIGGLFALVILIFRSKIPESVLWLAYQGKLATAKAIIRKTYGVELNNIPDVDMVLRPVAGGVRSVFKIYRKEKWRELVYAFNGNFEQGFIFYTFGFYIPYILLALKFAGPLSTLYVSAFLYAGGVIGGVLTAWLTPRIGTKSQYIIGAIGEGVSVGLIALTYIYNLPLIFFAVFSFMFYFFHVIGPASQGMTSISAFFGASERGTAAGWGYSFVKLAATIGVVIGLVGVTLNPVLTTIALAIYGVLTGIIGLLIGYDTRTYKVVDVEEVEKAT; from the coding sequence ATGAGTGACAAACACTCTCAACAGAAAATAGAAGATGGAATTAAAGAGATCTACAATTTCGTTTTATCAAAGAAGAACATTTCCTCAAGGTATATTGCAGTTTTGGCATTAGCCTCCCTGTGGCTCGACGCTTTTGATTTCGCCTCCTTAACCTTTGCTGTGAAATCATTACAAAACACATTTATTGGTACTCCAACACTCCTGTTATCATTCTCATTGGGAGTAATACAACTTGGTGCACTAATAGGTGCTATCTTTGGAGGATGGCTGAATGATAAGATAGGGAGAAAGAACATGTTTACACTGAACATGATTCTCTTCGTCGGAATGGCTATACTAGCCGGGTTATCGACTAACATATATGAGTTCATAGTCTTTAGGGCCCTACTGGGCTTCGCTTTAGGTGCAGATACAGCAACAGGTTTCGCATATATATTTGAGTACATGGAGAGAAAGCAAAGGCTGTTCTGGAGCAACCTATGGCAGTTACAATGGTATTTGATGTACCTGTTCACCATATTCCTGGTTTTATTCCCATATTATTTTGTGGTAGGATCACTCACTGATCCAGGTCTCTGGAGGTTATTGATGATTATTGGTGGACTATTCGCTCTAGTCATACTCATTTTCAGAAGTAAAATACCTGAGTCTGTTCTGTGGTTAGCCTATCAGGGTAAGTTGGCTACTGCAAAAGCCATAATAAGAAAGACTTACGGTGTGGAATTAAATAATATACCAGATGTTGATATGGTCCTGAGACCAGTAGCAGGAGGAGTTCGAAGCGTATTTAAGATATACAGGAAAGAGAAGTGGAGGGAACTGGTATACGCTTTTAACGGTAATTTTGAACAGGGGTTCATATTTTACACTTTCGGTTTCTATATCCCATACATTCTTTTAGCCCTAAAATTTGCTGGTCCTTTATCAACACTTTACGTATCAGCATTTCTCTATGCTGGAGGGGTAATAGGAGGAGTACTTACAGCCTGGTTGACACCTAGGATAGGGACAAAGTCCCAGTATATAATAGGTGCAATAGGAGAAGGTGTATCAGTCGGCTTAATCGCACTAACTTACATCTACAACTTGCCGTTAATTTTCTTCGCAGTGTTCTCTTTCATGTTTTACTTCTTCCATGTAATAGGTCCAGCAAGCCAGGGAATGACATCAATAAGTGCGTTTTTTGGAGCCTCAGAACGTGGTACGGCAGCAGGGTGGGGCTATTCCTTCGTTAAGCTAGCTGCCACAATTGGAGTTGTCATAGGTTTAGTAGGTGTTACACTGAATCCAGTTCTTACCACAATTGCCTTAGCAATTTACGGTGTATTGACCGGAATTATTGGCTTACTCATAGGCTATGACACTAGAACTTATAAGGTCGTAGACGTGGAGGAAGTGGAAAAAGCAACCTAA
- a CDS encoding sulredoxin, with the protein MVWKRTISAKALEKAKYASVKVEDKVIFMANIKGKLYAMDAVCSHARCILGLLDEEKLTVKCFCHHAVFDLNTGNMLEPPYVAPDAPKEKLGLKTYQIRDNSGWIEVDV; encoded by the coding sequence ATGGTTTGGAAGAGAACTATTTCAGCTAAGGCACTCGAAAAGGCAAAATATGCGTCTGTGAAAGTTGAAGATAAGGTAATTTTCATGGCTAACATTAAAGGTAAACTGTATGCCATGGACGCAGTCTGTAGCCACGCTAGATGCATACTGGGTTTACTAGATGAGGAGAAATTAACTGTTAAATGCTTCTGCCATCACGCAGTGTTTGATTTAAACACCGGTAATATGTTGGAACCACCATACGTAGCACCCGATGCACCCAAGGAGAAACTTGGACTTAAGACATACCAGATCAGGGACAATAGTGGATGGATAGAGGTGGACGTGTGA
- a CDS encoding MFS transporter, with translation MVQYKWIALSNTTIGVLMASINGTIILISLPAIFRGININPLNSSSFEYLLWILMGYNVVTAALLVTFGRLSDIFGRVRLYNLGFAVFTVGSILLFITPNQGTEGALELIVFRIIQGIGAAFLFSNSAAIITDAFPPNERGKALGINQIAGLAGSLIGLVMGGILSTLNWRYIFLVSVPVGLLGTVWSYLKLKETGVIRREDKIDILGNVTFAAGLISILLGVTYGLEPYGNSAMGWTNPYVITALAAGAGLLITFPFIERKVKYPMFRLDLFKIRGFLMGSLSQILFSFAFGGVMIILIILLQGIWLPLHGYKYEDTPFWAGVYTLPMMLGFVIMGPISGALSDKYGARYISTIGLVIIGAAFLALSTLPYDFSYPEFAITIFVLGIGSGMFGAPNIAAIMNSVPRNTRGAASGMRTTLQNSAQTASLALFFTIIISVLINNLPTALSSAVTQAGAPQLAPLLSKIPATSALFAAFLGYNPIGTILSLLPSQLLATISPSAIATLTSTYWFPETIAPPFMNALRVSFYIGAVLVFIGAVFSIMRGERVIYEEIEDPPKAGGGSDTA, from the coding sequence ATGGTCCAATACAAGTGGATTGCACTTTCAAATACGACAATTGGAGTGTTAATGGCGTCAATAAACGGAACAATAATATTGATCTCTTTACCAGCAATATTCAGAGGGATAAATATTAATCCGTTGAATTCTTCCTCCTTCGAGTACCTTCTCTGGATACTAATGGGATATAACGTAGTTACTGCAGCTCTGTTAGTAACCTTTGGTAGGCTATCAGACATCTTTGGTAGGGTAAGGCTTTACAACTTGGGCTTTGCAGTCTTCACGGTCGGTTCAATATTACTCTTCATAACACCCAATCAAGGGACTGAAGGTGCACTAGAGCTAATTGTATTTAGAATTATACAAGGGATTGGTGCAGCTTTCCTCTTTTCAAACAGTGCGGCAATAATAACAGACGCGTTCCCGCCAAATGAAAGAGGTAAGGCATTAGGTATAAACCAAATAGCCGGTCTAGCTGGTTCGCTCATAGGTCTAGTCATGGGAGGTATACTTTCCACGTTGAACTGGAGGTATATATTTCTAGTGAGTGTACCTGTTGGACTACTGGGCACAGTGTGGAGTTATTTGAAATTAAAGGAGACCGGAGTGATAAGAAGAGAAGACAAGATAGATATACTTGGTAACGTGACATTTGCTGCAGGGCTAATATCAATTCTTCTCGGTGTAACATATGGCTTAGAGCCCTATGGTAATAGTGCCATGGGATGGACGAATCCCTATGTGATAACAGCTTTAGCTGCTGGTGCTGGATTGTTAATAACATTCCCGTTCATAGAGAGGAAAGTGAAATATCCAATGTTCAGACTAGACCTCTTTAAGATAAGAGGATTTCTAATGGGTTCGTTATCTCAGATTCTCTTTTCTTTTGCATTCGGAGGAGTAATGATAATACTGATAATACTGCTCCAGGGTATCTGGTTGCCGTTACATGGTTATAAGTATGAGGACACTCCGTTTTGGGCTGGAGTCTATACACTACCAATGATGCTGGGCTTTGTAATCATGGGGCCAATAAGTGGCGCATTATCTGACAAATACGGTGCAAGGTACATTTCCACAATAGGCCTAGTGATTATTGGAGCAGCTTTTTTGGCACTAAGTACTTTACCCTATGACTTCAGTTATCCTGAATTCGCAATCACCATATTTGTGCTTGGTATAGGAAGCGGAATGTTTGGTGCTCCAAATATAGCTGCCATAATGAACAGTGTGCCAAGAAATACTAGAGGGGCTGCCTCTGGCATGAGGACTACCTTACAAAACAGCGCTCAGACAGCAAGCTTAGCTTTGTTCTTCACTATAATCATAAGTGTCTTAATAAATAACCTGCCTACAGCACTGTCTAGCGCAGTAACCCAGGCAGGAGCTCCGCAATTAGCACCTTTATTATCTAAGATTCCAGCAACTAGTGCACTCTTTGCAGCTTTCTTAGGCTATAATCCTATTGGTACAATCCTCTCTCTATTACCTAGTCAGCTCTTAGCTACAATAAGTCCTAGTGCAATTGCAACACTTACCAGTACTTATTGGTTTCCTGAAACTATAGCACCTCCATTTATGAACGCATTGAGAGTTTCATTCTACATTGGTGCGGTATTGGTCTTTATCGGCGCAGTCTTTTCGATAATGAGGGGTGAAAGAGTAATATACGAGGAAATAGAAGATCCTCCTAAGGCTGGTGGTGGAAGTGACACAGCTTGA
- a CDS encoding AbrB family transcriptional regulator, translating to MERVKVTRNYQITIPSSIREALEIKEGDILEISLKGDHIVVSKVVPRRPRVKLQKPLTIDYIEKSIERGINENLS from the coding sequence ATGGAAAGGGTAAAAGTAACTAGGAATTATCAAATAACAATTCCTTCTTCCATAAGGGAGGCTTTAGAGATAAAAGAGGGTGATATTCTAGAAATTTCACTAAAAGGGGATCATATAGTCGTGAGCAAGGTTGTCCCAAGGAGGCCAAGGGTTAAACTACAGAAGCCCCTTACAATCGATTATATCGAGAAAAGCATAGAGAGGGGCATTAATGAAAATCTTAGTTGA
- a CDS encoding twitching motility protein PilT, producing MKILVDTNVIIYDLVENSQFHKEAEKILDSAETWVIPTIVIHELVWFLRDNNLENPDYVYAYVKNPKAEIVCDDAEIIRKAIDITRKEKLSFSRYNDLVILSHSISRKLPLATFDKRLSNLTKRYNVDIVK from the coding sequence ATGAAAATCTTAGTTGATACTAACGTCATCATTTACGACCTAGTTGAGAACTCGCAGTTCCATAAGGAAGCTGAGAAAATTCTTGATAGCGCTGAGACGTGGGTTATTCCAACAATTGTCATTCACGAGTTAGTATGGTTTTTGAGAGATAACAATTTGGAAAATCCAGACTACGTTTATGCCTATGTGAAAAATCCTAAAGCTGAAATTGTCTGCGACGACGCTGAGATTATAAGGAAGGCTATAGACATCACGAGGAAGGAGAAGCTTTCCTTTTCAAGATATAACGACCTGGTGATACTTTCCCATTCAATATCTAGGAAATTGCCTTTGGCTACTTTTGATAAAAGGCTGTCCAACTTAACTAAGAGGTACAACGTAGATATAGTTAAATAG
- a CDS encoding family 2 glycosyl transferase — translation MTERKDISVIIAAYNRKKYIKEAITSVLRQDFRRDKYEVIVVKNFKDDNIDNYIDENNVKSIYTEVEELSGKFKVGIEESVGEILCFLEDDDKFYENKLRRVKESFTKYKDLAFYRNKRTLIDEHGNIILEPKHREDEYTSEFNRSVYASLIKRREWVNNSSICVRRNTINLEELKDIKILVDGYFFFNTLINRRPLLLDRTPLTYYRYHVNNISVIGLKDIYIDQKLRQKLLYDLEKIYQISKCNEEFNDVFYHYYIHTRWNYNIIFEDKRLDALKDSLRMLGSPFISMTKKLEIIGGSLLNMVFHNQFKKYLIKRRNQILQKLPESLIDH, via the coding sequence ATGACCGAAAGAAAAGATATCTCAGTCATAATTGCTGCATACAACAGAAAAAAGTACATAAAAGAGGCAATAACTTCAGTTCTGCGACAAGACTTTAGGAGGGATAAGTATGAGGTAATTGTCGTAAAGAACTTCAAGGACGATAACATTGATAACTATATTGATGAAAATAATGTTAAGTCTATTTATACAGAGGTTGAGGAATTAAGCGGTAAATTTAAAGTGGGAATTGAAGAGTCGGTTGGAGAGATTCTATGCTTCCTGGAGGATGATGATAAGTTTTATGAGAATAAACTCAGAAGAGTAAAGGAATCCTTCACCAAATACAAGGATTTAGCTTTCTATCGTAACAAGAGAACGCTGATTGATGAACATGGAAACATTATACTTGAACCGAAGCATAGGGAAGATGAATACACTAGTGAATTTAATAGGTCTGTCTATGCGAGTCTGATTAAGAGAAGAGAATGGGTAAATAACAGTTCAATTTGTGTTAGAAGAAACACGATAAATCTTGAGGAATTAAAAGATATAAAGATTTTAGTTGATGGTTATTTTTTCTTCAACACATTGATCAACAGGAGACCATTACTTTTAGATCGTACTCCCCTTACATATTATAGATACCACGTTAACAATATATCTGTTATCGGTTTAAAAGACATTTATATTGATCAGAAGCTTCGGCAGAAGTTGTTATACGATTTAGAGAAAATTTATCAAATAAGTAAATGTAATGAGGAATTCAATGACGTATTCTATCATTATTACATTCACACTAGATGGAATTACAATATCATCTTCGAAGACAAGAGATTAGATGCACTTAAGGACAGCTTAAGGATGTTAGGTAGTCCTTTTATCTCCATGACAAAAAAGCTCGAAATTATTGGCGGTTCTCTCCTAAATATGGTCTTTCATAATCAATTCAAAAAATATCTAATTAAAAGACGTAATCAAATTCTCCAAAAATTACCCGAATCATTGATTGATCATTGA